Proteins encoded by one window of Cylindrospermum stagnale PCC 7417:
- a CDS encoding adenylate/guanylate cyclase domain-containing protein — translation MLNLQNRFRKFGNGSLSNLKLGDWTIKSKLQALLLGVSLGSVVVVSGIGWYQTQATLRSKIADQLAGINSTKAEQFESYFENLNNQVGMLAADSNIVKAMVELNGGFRNLDRNFIPPEWDTAIDAYYNEQFLPLLKKNLSPEELNPSVYRPTGQAARYLQYHYLASNPNPVGKKDKLLDAGDGSNYTKAHAKYQNFFAGIVKKFGYYDLFLINHKTGDLIYSYFKETDFATNEFQGVYSQSALSNLVRTVQTNPTKGSIQVADFKPYRASYDAPTAFVATPIYSGSNMIGILAVQVPVDKINQAISRNNNWEGSGLGKTGEAYLVGPDSLMRSTSRFWVEDPKKYQNVARYMGTDQKTLQLMENFNTTIGLQKIKSPAAQAALEGQQGMIVTRNYRGAEVLSSYAPLKLNGLNWAILAEIEVGEAYRPLYTLEIILLIAAVIFLLGTSFLAAIVARIFTSPLRHLTESARKLSAGEMDVDVEVKSQDEFGEFAKEFKAVANKLRQTEEQLEIKKQENSILLQNILPSAIAERRKQGELLIADSFKQITILNAHVAGIAELNKRMSPTEVTQLLTQLFNEFDQTAEHYGMERQNTISTSYMATCGLTQARFDHSKRTVDFALAMLDIIQRMDKSHNSAFGLRIGIHAGSVTAGVVGTQRLEYVIWGETAYLASRLQTQAELNYILITQSVYERVADSFTFIQNPSIKVQSLGEVETWTLVTTRKLVPSQVDLVQSSFAKVKPIADKAAEIFYNRLFELAPSFRPLFKGDMKQQERKLMNTLALAVEGLRQPDQIIPAVQKLGRNHAGYGVKAEYYDIVGEALLWTLAQGLGEDFTTPVRKAWEEAYTFLSEIMKEAAAELELEKIGV, via the coding sequence ATGTTAAATCTTCAAAATCGCTTCCGTAAGTTTGGTAATGGCTCCCTAAGTAATCTAAAATTGGGCGACTGGACAATTAAATCTAAGCTGCAAGCGTTGCTCTTAGGAGTTAGCCTCGGTTCTGTAGTGGTAGTTAGCGGGATTGGTTGGTATCAAACACAAGCCACCCTCAGAAGCAAAATCGCTGACCAACTTGCAGGTATAAACAGCACCAAAGCCGAGCAGTTCGAGTCGTACTTTGAAAATTTAAACAACCAAGTGGGGATGCTGGCAGCAGACAGCAACATCGTTAAAGCAATGGTGGAGTTGAATGGGGGTTTCCGCAACCTAGATCGGAACTTTATTCCCCCTGAATGGGATACTGCAATAGATGCTTACTACAACGAGCAATTTTTGCCGCTGTTAAAAAAGAATTTATCCCCTGAAGAACTGAACCCCAGCGTTTATCGTCCCACCGGACAAGCAGCTCGCTATCTCCAGTATCATTATCTTGCTTCTAATCCCAATCCAGTAGGCAAAAAAGACAAGCTACTCGATGCTGGTGATGGGAGCAATTATACTAAAGCTCATGCCAAATATCAAAATTTTTTTGCAGGAATTGTTAAAAAATTCGGTTATTACGATTTATTTTTGATTAACCATAAAACAGGGGATTTAATCTATTCCTATTTTAAAGAAACAGATTTTGCCACTAATGAGTTCCAGGGTGTTTACTCCCAGAGTGCACTATCGAATTTGGTGCGGACAGTGCAGACAAATCCGACAAAAGGTAGCATTCAGGTAGCTGATTTTAAGCCTTACCGCGCCTCTTATGATGCTCCCACCGCTTTCGTGGCAACGCCCATTTATAGTGGTTCTAACATGATTGGCATCTTGGCGGTGCAAGTACCTGTTGACAAGATCAACCAGGCTATTAGCCGGAATAATAATTGGGAAGGTAGTGGTTTGGGTAAAACGGGAGAAGCTTATTTAGTCGGGCCTGATTCCCTAATGCGTTCAACATCTCGTTTTTGGGTTGAAGACCCCAAAAAATATCAAAATGTTGCTCGTTACATGGGGACTGATCAGAAAACTCTCCAACTGATGGAGAACTTCAACACTACCATTGGCTTACAGAAGATCAAGAGTCCAGCCGCTCAAGCCGCTTTGGAAGGGCAACAAGGCATGATAGTAACCCGCAATTATCGGGGGGCAGAAGTATTAAGTTCCTACGCTCCTTTGAAGTTGAACGGGTTAAATTGGGCGATTCTGGCAGAGATAGAGGTGGGGGAAGCCTATCGTCCGCTTTACACGTTAGAGATAATTTTGCTGATTGCGGCGGTGATTTTCCTACTGGGGACGTCGTTTTTAGCGGCAATTGTTGCAAGGATTTTTACCTCTCCCCTACGTCACTTGACTGAGAGTGCCCGGAAACTTAGTGCGGGGGAAATGGATGTGGACGTTGAGGTGAAATCCCAAGACGAGTTTGGGGAATTCGCAAAAGAGTTCAAAGCGGTGGCGAACAAATTACGCCAAACTGAAGAGCAGCTAGAGATCAAGAAGCAAGAAAATAGTATTCTCTTGCAGAATATCCTACCCAGCGCGATCGCCGAACGCAGGAAACAAGGAGAATTGCTCATTGCCGACAGCTTCAAGCAAATAACCATTCTCAATGCTCATGTGGCAGGTATTGCTGAGTTGAACAAGCGGATGTCACCCACAGAGGTAACCCAACTGCTTACCCAACTATTTAATGAGTTTGACCAAACGGCAGAGCACTACGGCATGGAACGGCAGAACACCATCAGTACAAGCTACATGGCAACCTGTGGACTCACCCAAGCTAGATTTGACCACAGCAAACGAACTGTTGATTTTGCCCTAGCTATGTTAGACATTATCCAGCGTATGGATAAAAGTCATAATTCTGCTTTTGGCTTACGCATCGGCATTCATGCAGGTTCGGTAACAGCAGGGGTAGTCGGAACTCAGAGACTTGAGTACGTCATTTGGGGGGAAACGGCATATTTAGCAAGCCGCCTACAGACCCAAGCTGAGTTGAACTATATTTTGATCACTCAGAGTGTGTACGAACGGGTAGCAGATAGCTTCACATTCATCCAAAACCCATCGATAAAAGTTCAAAGCCTGGGAGAGGTAGAAACTTGGACACTTGTCACTACTAGGAAGTTAGTTCCTTCTCAGGTGGATTTGGTTCAGTCATCCTTCGCCAAAGTCAAGCCCATCGCTGATAAAGCTGCTGAAATATTCTACAACCGACTGTTTGAATTAGCACCTTCTTTTCGTCCTCTATTTAAGGGGGATATGAAACAACAGGAGCGTAAGCTAATGAATACCCTTGCTCTTGCCGTGGAAGGTTTGCGTCAGCCAGATCAGATTATCCCTGCCGTCCAAAAGCTGGGTCGCAACCATGCGGGTTATGGTGTCAAGGCTGAATACTACGATATTGTCGGCGAAGCTTTGCTGTGGACGTTAGCACAAGGACTGGGTGAAGATTTTACTACGCCAGTGCGAAAGGCATGGGAAGAAGCCTACACATTCTTGAGCGAAATTATGAAAGAAGCAGCAGCAGAACTTGAGTTGGAAAAGATCGGTGTATAA
- the dapF gene encoding diaminopimelate epimerase: MAIEFTKYHGLGNDFILIDNRSSSTPRLTPEQAVNLCDRHFGIGANGVIFALPGTKDTDYTMRIYNSDGSEPEMCGNGIRCLAGFLAELEGMSRTQDRYRIHTLAGVMTPQLTEDGQIRVDMGLPHLLAGEIPTTLAAADAKVINQPLEVAGQSWDVTCVSMGNPHCITFVDDVAAISLESIGPQFEHHPVFPQRTNTEFIQVVSRDYVKMRVWERGAGITLACGTGACAALVAGVLTEKCDRRAIVELPGGTLEIEWSEIDQRVYMTGPAERVFTGKI, encoded by the coding sequence ATGGCAATCGAATTTACTAAGTATCACGGTTTAGGTAACGATTTTATTCTGATTGACAATCGCTCATCATCTACACCACGACTGACGCCAGAGCAAGCTGTCAATTTGTGCGATCGCCATTTTGGTATCGGTGCAAATGGTGTAATTTTTGCCTTACCTGGCACAAAAGACACCGACTACACCATGCGGATTTATAATTCCGATGGTTCAGAACCGGAAATGTGCGGTAACGGCATTCGCTGTTTAGCAGGGTTTTTGGCAGAGTTAGAGGGAATGTCTCGCACTCAAGACCGCTATCGCATTCATACCCTAGCTGGTGTGATGACACCCCAACTCACAGAAGATGGCCAAATCAGGGTAGATATGGGTTTACCCCACTTACTCGCAGGCGAAATTCCCACAACTCTGGCAGCCGCTGACGCCAAAGTGATTAATCAGCCTCTAGAAGTAGCGGGACAATCTTGGGATGTCACCTGTGTCAGCATGGGTAATCCCCACTGCATTACCTTTGTCGATGATGTAGCCGCAATTTCTCTAGAAAGCATCGGCCCCCAATTTGAACATCACCCAGTTTTTCCCCAACGAACTAATACAGAATTTATTCAAGTGGTTAGCCGCGACTACGTGAAAATGCGCGTTTGGGAACGGGGCGCTGGTATCACCTTAGCTTGTGGTACTGGTGCTTGTGCTGCCTTGGTGGCTGGGGTGTTGACCGAGAAATGCGATCGCCGCGCGATCGTCGAATTACCAGGTGGCACCTTAGAAATCGAATGGTCAGAAATCGACCAACGGGTTTACATGACCGGGCCAGCAGAACGAGTGTTTACAGGTAAAATCTAA
- the psb34 gene encoding photosystem II assembly protein Psb34, with product MYTTVNEQGILNNYANEPKAYYAAYPSPEQQSRYVFQGAAALLFVAALVLIALGVS from the coding sequence ATGTACACCACCGTTAACGAACAAGGCATCCTGAATAACTACGCTAATGAGCCAAAAGCTTACTACGCCGCCTACCCCTCACCAGAGCAACAAAGCCGCTATGTCTTCCAAGGCGCAGCAGCACTTTTATTCGTCGCAGCTTTAGTTCTCATCGCTTTGGGGGTTAGCTAA
- a CDS encoding Hfq-related RNA-binding protein — protein MATTEFDTSLPSIRQVQNLIKQTATVELKLLTGDLLTGRVLWQDPQCMCIVDENSQQITIWKQAIAYIKPKS, from the coding sequence ATGGCAACAACTGAATTTGATACCTCACTGCCTAGTATTCGGCAAGTGCAAAACCTGATTAAACAAACCGCAACGGTTGAGTTAAAACTACTGACTGGCGATTTGCTCACAGGTAGGGTTTTATGGCAAGACCCACAATGTATGTGTATTGTGGATGAAAACAGTCAGCAAATCACAATTTGGAAGCAAGCGATCGCTTACATCAAGCCCAAAAGTTAG
- a CDS encoding cation:proton antiporter codes for MQSDFRLIVDLVSVLAVAACGGLLASLLKQPVLLGYLIGGMIVGPTGLGLIKEVVQVETLAQFGVAFLLFALGVEFSFAELKKVKAIALGGGGLQIILTILITVVVCGVTGAWGTLPAKGVFLGSILSLSSTAVVLKCLMESNETETPHGQVMLGILVVQDLALGLMIAVLPALHEPPEVIGVAVLTALLWIAVFAAGAVAASIWLIPPLLRMLARTESRELFLLGVVTLCLGIALLTEHLGLSIEMGAFVAGLMISEVEYADQTLTYVEPLRDIFASLFFAAIGMLIDPVFLWNNLELILGLVALVFVGKFLIITPLVKLFRYPWKTALIAGLGLAQIGEFSFVLASEGQALGLVSRRIYLLTLGTTAVTLMLTPFVLRLVPFLFNWAESMPWLKPYLDGEGQPQDVSEDVPQKDHVVVCGYGRVGKNLVKLLQLHQIPVVVIDQSEARIQQLREAGIPYVYGNGVSFHVLETAGVNDAKGMAIALPDPMSIRLCLKRALELCPELNLVVRATQDKNIELLYQLGAREVVQPEFEASLEMATYLLTGLGLAADVVQQQMQKIRNDHYLDLRPERSASEVSRYLQQVTRDLNRRWYALPADSPLIGMTLEEADMRYLTGTSLMAIRRADGEEIDYPNNQTILAVGDRLLVVGASEELAALAELAQGQVAVPGENSACQWITVKANCPVLGKILADLAIGEQYGVKVQAMRRDGKFIRFPNGSMDLRDGDQVLLCGSLPSLNQLQQLFAASCKLPLAIGVGKIGEAEALKEFLPGENRWE; via the coding sequence GTGCAGTCAGATTTTAGGTTAATTGTTGATTTAGTTTCAGTTCTCGCCGTCGCAGCCTGTGGGGGACTGTTGGCGTCGCTGTTAAAACAACCTGTGTTATTGGGGTATCTCATCGGCGGGATGATCGTTGGCCCTACTGGGTTGGGGCTAATTAAAGAAGTTGTGCAGGTAGAAACCCTGGCTCAGTTTGGGGTGGCTTTTTTGTTATTTGCGTTGGGGGTGGAATTTTCGTTTGCGGAGTTGAAGAAGGTAAAAGCGATCGCACTTGGGGGCGGTGGACTGCAAATTATTCTCACCATTTTGATCACAGTTGTGGTGTGTGGCGTCACAGGAGCCTGGGGAACCTTACCCGCTAAAGGTGTATTTTTGGGGTCAATTCTCTCCTTATCTTCCACCGCAGTTGTGCTCAAGTGCTTGATGGAGAGCAACGAAACAGAAACGCCCCACGGACAGGTGATGCTGGGAATTTTGGTGGTGCAGGATTTAGCCCTGGGACTGATGATCGCCGTCTTACCCGCGCTCCACGAACCACCAGAAGTCATCGGCGTTGCGGTGCTAACAGCGCTGCTGTGGATAGCGGTATTTGCCGCTGGTGCAGTCGCCGCCAGTATTTGGCTAATTCCCCCTTTATTGAGAATGCTAGCCCGCACTGAAAGCCGAGAGTTATTTTTGTTAGGGGTAGTAACTCTGTGTTTGGGTATTGCTCTGCTGACAGAGCATTTGGGGCTATCTATCGAGATGGGGGCGTTTGTCGCCGGCTTGATGATTTCTGAGGTGGAGTACGCCGACCAAACCCTAACTTATGTAGAACCCCTGCGAGATATTTTTGCTAGTTTATTTTTTGCCGCCATTGGGATGTTAATCGACCCAGTGTTTTTGTGGAATAACCTAGAATTAATTCTCGGTCTGGTAGCCCTAGTTTTTGTTGGTAAATTTTTAATTATCACCCCCTTGGTGAAACTATTCCGCTATCCCTGGAAAACAGCCTTAATTGCTGGCTTGGGACTGGCGCAGATTGGGGAATTTTCCTTTGTTCTCGCCAGTGAAGGGCAAGCCCTGGGGTTAGTTTCTCGCCGCATATATTTACTGACTTTGGGAACCACAGCAGTCACACTGATGCTGACACCGTTTGTTTTGCGGTTGGTACCATTTTTATTTAACTGGGCTGAATCAATGCCTTGGCTGAAACCATACTTAGACGGAGAAGGTCAGCCACAGGATGTTTCGGAAGATGTGCCACAAAAAGACCATGTAGTAGTTTGCGGCTATGGGCGAGTCGGGAAGAATTTGGTGAAGTTGTTGCAACTACACCAGATACCTGTGGTGGTGATCGATCAATCGGAGGCGAGAATTCAGCAGTTGCGGGAGGCGGGGATACCTTATGTTTATGGCAATGGCGTGAGTTTTCATGTTTTGGAAACCGCTGGGGTCAACGATGCTAAAGGAATGGCGATCGCACTTCCTGACCCGATGAGCATCCGTCTGTGCTTGAAACGTGCTTTGGAATTGTGCCCAGAATTAAATTTGGTTGTTCGCGCTACCCAAGATAAAAATATTGAACTGCTTTACCAACTGGGAGCTAGGGAAGTAGTGCAACCAGAGTTTGAAGCCAGTTTAGAAATGGCCACCTATCTATTAACAGGTTTAGGTTTAGCGGCAGATGTGGTGCAACAGCAAATGCAGAAAATCCGCAATGACCATTATTTAGATTTGCGTCCAGAGCGTTCTGCTTCCGAGGTTTCCCGTTATTTACAGCAAGTTACCCGCGATTTAAACCGCCGTTGGTATGCTTTACCAGCTGATTCGCCCCTGATTGGCATGACCTTAGAAGAAGCGGATATGCGCTACCTCACAGGAACCAGTTTAATGGCGATTCGCCGCGCTGATGGCGAGGAAATCGATTATCCCAACAATCAAACTATATTGGCAGTTGGCGATCGCTTGTTGGTGGTAGGAGCATCTGAAGAACTGGCAGCTTTAGCCGAACTCGCTCAGGGACAAGTCGCTGTTCCTGGAGAAAATAGCGCTTGTCAGTGGATTACAGTCAAGGCTAATTGTCCAGTTTTGGGGAAAATTCTCGCGGATTTAGCGATCGGCGAACAGTATGGGGTGAAGGTGCAAGCGATGCGGCGAGATGGCAAGTTTATCCGCTTTCCTAATGGCAGTATGGATTTACGGGATGGTGATCAAGTGCTGTTGTGCGGTAGCCTGCCAAGTCTGAATCAACTACAACAGTTATTTGCCGCTAGCTGTAAACTGCCGCTGGCTATTGGAGTAGGTAAGATTGGTGAAGCAGAAGCCCTCAAAGAGTTTCTGCCTGGGGAAAATCGCTGGGAGTAG
- a CDS encoding cyclic nucleotide-binding domain-containing protein — MDKSLLGWILLLGLGFPLLGILLGEAASRLERQQHPLAVGLRQVREYVLPPLAVILVMRQLLSIAGKDSWARFVETLTWVAVIVAGLSLINALLTTKKQPIKWQIHVPSLFFQVARGVVIFAIGYHILNGVWNIDLTGLGSTVGIASAVIALALQDTLSNLVSGLLLLFAKPFRTGDWIEIDGKQGRVIEQNWWSVTMKNPAMTFNVPNGVLSKASIINYGQRGIWKSIYASFSYDDSPSQVISALNTLTEGIDLIEAKDPALVSSYEDSSITYKLSYTVLPEKDWIVAAELKFRLYYITKRYGFTMPYPIQVQYDVEAKLGIPCLIPQVVENRQQELVTYLRSLSYFSTLNDHQIEKLAERARFKAYGKGELIITEGKEDEGLYIIFKGTGHAYLIDEQGERQIVDELELNEAFGEMAIFPGQVSPVTAVADEDVEVVVIPAKEIVQAIESNNKFASEILQYIEERKKMVLLAKGIKDAASSLISHNGRRVQVG, encoded by the coding sequence ATGGATAAATCACTTCTGGGATGGATATTGCTTTTGGGTCTGGGATTTCCATTGTTGGGTATACTGCTTGGTGAAGCAGCCTCAAGATTAGAACGGCAGCAACACCCCTTAGCAGTTGGTCTACGTCAGGTGCGCGAGTATGTGTTACCTCCCTTAGCCGTGATCTTGGTAATGCGACAGCTTTTAAGCATCGCTGGCAAAGATTCCTGGGCACGTTTTGTGGAAACTTTAACTTGGGTTGCCGTTATTGTCGCGGGACTTTCTTTAATCAACGCTTTGTTGACCACAAAAAAACAACCGATTAAATGGCAAATTCATGTACCTAGCCTGTTCTTTCAGGTAGCTAGGGGTGTAGTGATCTTCGCCATTGGCTATCACATTCTCAATGGAGTTTGGAATATAGATTTGACTGGCTTGGGTTCCACTGTAGGGATAGCTTCAGCCGTAATTGCCCTAGCGTTGCAAGATACCCTCAGTAACCTGGTGTCAGGATTACTATTGCTATTTGCCAAACCGTTCAGAACGGGTGATTGGATTGAGATAGATGGAAAGCAGGGACGGGTAATTGAACAAAACTGGTGGTCAGTCACGATGAAAAATCCGGCGATGACATTCAACGTTCCCAATGGGGTGTTGTCGAAGGCAAGCATTATCAATTACGGTCAGAGAGGAATCTGGAAGAGTATTTACGCCTCATTTTCTTATGACGATTCTCCTAGTCAAGTGATTTCAGCCCTAAATACCTTGACGGAGGGTATAGATCTGATCGAAGCCAAAGATCCTGCTCTGGTTAGTTCCTATGAAGACTCCAGTATCACATACAAGCTTTCCTATACAGTACTGCCTGAAAAAGATTGGATCGTTGCTGCGGAACTCAAATTTCGACTTTACTACATAACCAAACGTTATGGCTTTACTATGCCTTATCCAATTCAAGTGCAGTACGACGTTGAGGCGAAACTTGGAATACCTTGCCTAATTCCCCAAGTAGTCGAGAACCGCCAACAGGAATTAGTAACTTATTTGCGATCGCTTTCTTATTTCTCGACGCTTAATGATCATCAGATTGAGAAACTAGCTGAACGGGCTAGATTTAAAGCCTACGGTAAGGGTGAGTTAATTATCACAGAAGGTAAAGAAGACGAGGGACTTTATATTATCTTCAAGGGCACGGGACACGCCTATCTAATCGATGAGCAAGGTGAGCGCCAGATAGTGGACGAGCTTGAACTTAACGAAGCATTCGGGGAAATGGCGATCTTTCCAGGGCAGGTAAGTCCGGTTACAGCCGTTGCCGATGAGGATGTTGAGGTTGTAGTGATTCCAGCCAAAGAGATTGTCCAAGCGATCGAGTCTAACAACAAATTCGCTTCAGAGATTCTTCAGTACATCGAAGAACGGAAAAAAATGGTTCTACTTGCTAAAGGAATCAAAGACGCGGCGAGTTCATTAATTAGTCACAATGGTCGCCGGGTGCAAGTGGGATGA
- a CDS encoding substrate-binding domain-containing protein, with protein sequence MVLLLTACTQGSKTSKAKIDNQASADKTSKADLGIQQVERKLVKPPSTQDSAKQGIVLPEVKPLELEGTLAISGTQVVFPISQAIVQRFIQDGYPNKIDLAGIDTQVGFKLFCEEKKADIFNAVRPITSQESAVCAKSGVEPIGFQIATDAVTIVVSSQNNFVPNNLTRDEMAKVFTVEKWSDVNPKWPAELIKRIVPAGAGTGDSVELFAQAILKGNVSQLINAANTISYDYVEQLHSEALINPYMVGFLEYSSYKQNRDKLKAIAIDGVAPEQSGYPLTRPLYIYADVKAIQQRPEVKGFVNYYLTNVNEEIPNLGYFPVKATVLDESKTKFLQVKGNQELLKEASKKN encoded by the coding sequence ATGGTTTTACTATTGACAGCCTGCACCCAAGGGTCAAAAACCTCAAAGGCAAAGATTGACAATCAAGCCAGTGCAGACAAGACCTCAAAAGCAGACTTAGGGATTCAGCAGGTTGAGCGTAAATTAGTTAAACCCCCCTCAACCCAAGACTCAGCTAAACAGGGCATTGTACTGCCAGAGGTAAAACCCCTGGAACTGGAGGGAACACTGGCGATATCGGGAACTCAGGTAGTTTTTCCCATTAGTCAGGCTATTGTTCAACGCTTTATCCAAGACGGGTATCCCAACAAGATTGATCTGGCTGGTATTGATACTCAGGTTGGCTTCAAACTATTTTGCGAGGAGAAAAAGGCAGATATTTTCAATGCAGTTCGTCCGATTACTAGTCAGGAGTCAGCCGTCTGTGCCAAGTCAGGTGTTGAGCCGATAGGCTTTCAAATTGCCACCGATGCAGTGACTATTGTAGTTAGTTCTCAGAATAATTTCGTTCCCAACAATTTGACGCGCGACGAAATGGCAAAGGTATTCACTGTCGAAAAGTGGTCAGATGTGAATCCCAAATGGCCAGCGGAATTAATTAAACGCATTGTCCCGGCGGGTGCTGGTACGGGAGACTCAGTTGAGTTGTTTGCCCAAGCTATCCTCAAGGGGAACGTTAGCCAACTTATTAATGCTGCCAATACGATATCTTATGACTATGTAGAGCAGTTGCACTCAGAAGCTTTAATTAATCCCTACATGGTTGGCTTTTTAGAGTATAGCTCCTATAAACAAAACCGAGACAAGCTGAAGGCGATCGCCATCGATGGAGTTGCCCCTGAGCAGTCGGGATATCCTCTAACCCGTCCGTTATATATTTATGCAGATGTCAAAGCGATTCAGCAACGACCGGAAGTAAAAGGATTTGTTAACTATTACTTGACCAATGTGAACGAAGAAATTCCTAATTTGGGCTACTTTCCCGTCAAAGCCACCGTATTGGATGAGTCAAAAACTAAGTTTTTGCAAGTGAAGGGTAATCAAGAGTTATTGAAGGAAGCAAGTAAGAAAAATTAG
- a CDS encoding EF-hand domain-containing protein, whose amino-acid sequence MDTPKKTLEELRRVFTQIAKEDKQIDQAEFKSALGLKDEYFVDRLFSIFDTDSSGTIKIEEFLTTVENLVFATSEEKLQFAYELHDVNGDGCIEKAEISHLITASLKENNLSFSPEQINELVDLLFREADADKSGEISFAEFKGLIEKFPDLIEAMTVSPISWLKPHKQDSIAVLPKERMDSQKAYIKYYIENNWVKIAFLALYVFVNMFFFMSAVEKYESQGANLYVQIARGCGATLNLNGALILIPMLRHFMTWLRKTTINNYIPIDESIEFHKLVGQVMFALAIVHTGAHFLNYTTLPIPFAQSLFGTKAGISGFLLLLVFIIMWVTAQAPIRKGGKFALFYIAHMGYVLWFALALIHGPVFWQWVLLPVVGFIIELVIRWKTTKEPTFVVNASLLPSKVLGLQVQRPQSFNYQPGDYLFIKCPGISKFEWHPFTISSAPEMPDVLTLHIRAVGSWTGKLYQLIREQREEWIRSGSSQSLPGVPVYIDGPYGTPSTHIFESKYAILICAGIGVTPFASILKSILHRNQQNPAKMPLKKVHFYWLNREQKAFEWFVELLSKIEAEDTNNLFDLNLYLTGAQQKSDMKSSTLFVAMDLMHQETKVDLITGLKSRTKTGRPDWEEIFKDVAKQHAPDNVEVFFCGPTGLALQLRHLCTKYGFGYRKENF is encoded by the coding sequence GTGGATACACCTAAAAAAACTCTAGAGGAATTGCGACGGGTCTTTACCCAGATAGCTAAAGAAGATAAACAAATTGATCAAGCAGAATTTAAGTCAGCTTTAGGGTTGAAAGATGAATATTTTGTAGATCGGCTTTTTTCTATATTTGATACTGATAGTAGCGGCACTATTAAAATAGAAGAATTTTTAACAACTGTAGAAAACCTCGTTTTTGCAACCAGCGAAGAAAAACTGCAATTTGCTTACGAATTACACGACGTTAACGGGGATGGTTGCATAGAAAAAGCAGAAATTTCTCACTTAATTACTGCTAGCTTGAAAGAAAACAATCTCAGCTTTTCACCAGAACAAATAAACGAGCTAGTCGATTTGTTGTTTCGAGAAGCTGACGCTGACAAAAGCGGCGAAATTTCTTTTGCTGAATTCAAAGGTTTAATCGAAAAATTCCCCGATCTGATTGAGGCAATGACAGTTAGCCCCATTAGCTGGTTAAAACCTCACAAGCAAGACTCCATAGCAGTTTTGCCCAAAGAGCGAATGGATTCACAAAAAGCTTACATCAAGTATTATATCGAAAACAACTGGGTCAAAATCGCTTTTTTAGCCCTCTATGTTTTTGTTAATATGTTTTTCTTCATGTCGGCAGTTGAAAAATACGAAAGCCAAGGCGCAAATTTATACGTTCAAATTGCCAGAGGTTGTGGCGCCACCCTTAACTTAAATGGTGCGCTGATCCTCATTCCCATGTTGCGGCATTTTATGACTTGGCTTCGCAAAACAACTATTAACAACTATATCCCTATAGATGAGAGCATCGAGTTTCACAAGCTAGTTGGTCAAGTGATGTTTGCCTTAGCAATTGTGCATACTGGCGCACATTTTCTAAATTACACGACATTGCCAATTCCCTTCGCACAAAGTCTTTTTGGAACCAAGGCAGGTATATCAGGATTTTTGTTACTGCTAGTTTTCATAATTATGTGGGTAACGGCACAAGCACCAATACGCAAAGGCGGAAAATTTGCGCTTTTCTATATAGCTCACATGGGTTATGTGCTGTGGTTTGCTCTAGCTTTAATTCACGGGCCAGTTTTTTGGCAGTGGGTATTATTACCCGTTGTGGGATTCATTATCGAACTGGTTATCCGCTGGAAGACAACAAAAGAACCAACCTTTGTGGTTAATGCCTCTTTACTTCCTTCTAAAGTTCTAGGCTTGCAAGTCCAACGTCCGCAATCTTTCAACTATCAACCAGGGGATTACTTATTTATTAAGTGTCCCGGTATATCCAAATTTGAATGGCATCCGTTTACAATTAGTAGCGCTCCTGAAATGCCGGATGTTTTAACTTTACATATCCGTGCCGTAGGTAGTTGGACTGGAAAGCTATATCAACTTATCCGAGAACAGAGAGAAGAATGGATACGGTCAGGTAGTTCTCAGTCCCTACCAGGAGTGCCAGTCTATATAGATGGCCCCTATGGCACACCAAGTACGCATATATTTGAATCCAAGTATGCAATACTTATTTGTGCTGGTATTGGCGTTACTCCATTTGCCTCTATCCTGAAAAGTATTTTGCACCGCAACCAACAGAATCCTGCAAAAATGCCTTTGAAAAAGGTACATTTTTACTGGCTTAACCGAGAGCAAAAAGCTTTTGAATGGTTTGTTGAACTGTTGTCGAAAATCGAAGCCGAAGACACTAACAATTTATTTGACCTGAATTTATATCTCACAGGTGCCCAGCAAAAATCAGATATGAAATCCAGCACCCTATTTGTGGCAATGGATTTAATGCATCAAGAGACGAAGGTTGATTTGATTACAGGCTTAAAGAGCCGGACAAAAACTGGTCGTCCAGACTGGGAAGAAATTTTTAAAGATGTCGCAAAACAACACGCACCTGATAATGTTGAAGTATTTTTCTGCGGGCCAACTGGACTTGCACTACAGTTGAGGCATCTCTGCACTAAATACGGGTTTGGCTATAGAAAGGAAAATTTCTAG